The region CCTAAAACTGTTGTTGCCGGCTCTTATGTAACTGAAGGGAAAATAACCAGTACAGCCCAAGTCAGACTTATCAGAAACGGCATTGTTATCCATGAAGGAAAACTTGAATCACTGCGTAGGTTTAAAGATGATGTTAGAGAAGTCGCGCAAGGATATGAGTGCGGCATAACGATTGAAAAGTTCCGCGACATTAAAGAGGGCGATATTATTGAAGCATTTACAATGGAAGAAGTCGCGCCGCGGGCTTAAGCATATGTTTTGAAATAGCGGAGGAATTACGATGGGACAATTACGGGTAGAAAAAGTCCAGGAATTCATTAAGCAAGAAATTAGTCAGATAATCTTGACTGAACTTAAAGATCCCCGTATTGGTTTTGTGACGGTTACCCGGGTAGAAGTTACAGGTGACTTACGCAGTGCCAAAATATATATCAGTCTGATGGGCAGCGATGAGCAAAAAGCGGCAACATGGGCTGGTTTAACTCACTCTTTAGGTTATATGCGCACAGAAATCGGTAAGCGCATTCGCATGCGGTTTACACCCGAGCTTACGCTACACCTTGACGAGTCGCTTGAATACAGTGCGCGTATCCAGGAACTAATTACTAAAATCAAGCAGGAAGAAGGCAATCTGTAACGGTATGGAAGTGTCAATCGCTCGCAGTGCACAGTTGTTAGATCAAGCAAAAAGTATTATGCTGACAACTCATATCAGTCCTGATGGTGATGCTTTGGGTTCGCTGCTCGCGCTTTACGCATACTTGTCAGCTCAAAAGAAACAAGTACGAATGTTGCTTGACGATGAAATACCCAGAACTTATAAGTTTCTCTCAGGCTGGGAGAAGATAGAGAAGCCGGCGAGCCCGGAAAGCCACGCGGATTTATTGGTAGTACTTGATGCCAGTGACTTATCCCGAATTGGTAAGGTCAGTACTGTTGTTAAAGCGCCAATCCTTAACTTGGATCATCATATATCAAATGTTAAATTTGCTGACTATTGGTATATAGACAGTCAGGCAGCGGCTACCGGGGAAATAATCCTAAAGCTGTTCAATGAAGTTAATGCTGATATTACGGCTGATATGGCCACGGCACTGTTTACGGCAATTGCTACTGATTGCGGTTTTTTCCGGTTTGCTAATACTTCAGCCGATACGCTCAAGTTTGCTGCTGAGCTGGTGGCCTTAGGAGCAAAGCCTCATATTATATCCGAACATCTTGACATTAAGCCGCGGGCTGTTATTGAAGCTTTGCCCAAAGTACTCGAAACGCTGGAGATAATTGACGGCGGCCCTGCCGGCCAAATAGCGACATTGACACTAAAACAGGATATAGTGTCAGAGCTTAAAGAGGATACCGAGGGTTTTATTAATTACCCCCGTAACATTGATGGTGTCGAAATAGCCATTATGTTCAAAGAAGTTGATAATAATAATGTTCGAGTTAGCTTGCGTTCACGCACAGCCGATGTTAGCCAACTGGCCCTATCTTTTGGCGGCGGCGGTCATGCCCGTGCTGCCGGATGTACTGTAACCGGACAGCTTGACCAGGTTAAAGCCC is a window of Sporomusaceae bacterium ACPt DNA encoding:
- the rbfA gene encoding Ribosome-binding factor A, with the protein product MGQLRVEKVQEFIKQEISQIILTELKDPRIGFVTVTRVEVTGDLRSAKIYISLMGSDEQKAATWAGLTHSLGYMRTEIGKRIRMRFTPELTLHLDESLEYSARIQELITKIKQEEGNL
- the nrnA gene encoding Bifunctional oligoribonuclease and PAP phosphatase NrnA encodes the protein MEVSIARSAQLLDQAKSIMLTTHISPDGDALGSLLALYAYLSAQKKQVRMLLDDEIPRTYKFLSGWEKIEKPASPESHADLLVVLDASDLSRIGKVSTVVKAPILNLDHHISNVKFADYWYIDSQAAATGEIILKLFNEVNADITADMATALFTAIATDCGFFRFANTSADTLKFAAELVALGAKPHIISEHLDIKPRAVIEALPKVLETLEIIDGGPAGQIATLTLKQDIVSELKEDTEGFINYPRNIDGVEIAIMFKEVDNNNVRVSLRSRTADVSQLALSFGGGGHARAAGCTVTGQLDQVKARVIEAAKRQLSHSRGATYA